The sequence ATTCGGCCCATGTACCGCCCCATGTTCTCCATCGTCAGGTAGCCCGTATTGTGCTCGAAGTACGTATTGGGGTACTGCTCCGCCACGGACGCCATCGGGTCCTGATACTCGAACGTACAGCCGAAGATGATATCGGCGTCTCCCTGCGCGTACTGTTCGAACACCCGCTCGGAATCAGCGGGGGCGACAGCCTCGGTGTACTCGGTCTCTAACCAGTCGAACTCTTCTGCGACCGCCTTCCGCCCTTCGTTGTGGGCCCAGGACCAGCCGAGGTCGCCAACCTCTGAATTATACACCCACGCGGCGGTGAGCGAATCCATGCCGTTACTGCTGGTCGCAGTCCCCTCAGCAGCCCCGTCTCCGGCGGTATCGGTGGCTACCTCGCCATCGCCCCCGTCACCACCACTGCTACAACCAGCCAGCCCGGCTATCCCCGCCGCCCCAAGTGCTGTCAGTAGCTCCCGTCTCGATTTGGTATGTTTGTTGTCAACCATTAACGAACCGAATAGCCATTTCGGAAACAATAACTTAAATCGTTCCGTTCACGCAGCTTTCTCTACCCTATTATCAAAATATGTGCCACAAAAATAGCCCCATCGAACTCTAACTGGAGACAATATGTAGTATACGTTCATATGACTGGGTATCTCGACAGACTGCGTGAGCGTCGACAACGAACACTGGCACACAACAACTAACACTTGGCAAATGTTCGGCATTTCCCGCTCTGGACGGCGAATATGGCTACCTTTGGAAACAATTATGCCACTACATTGTTGATACCCGCTCAAGATCAGAGAGCATGTCCGAACACACCACGCTCAGGATGGAGGGGATTCTGAAGGAGTTCCCTGGGGTCGTCGCCAACGACCACGTCAACCTCTCCGTCGAGCGCGGGGAAATCCACGGTCTCCTCGGCGAAAACGGCGCGGGAAAGAGTACGCTGATGAAGATTCTGTACGGGCTCTACTCGCAGGACGACGGTGATATCTATCTCGACGGCAAGCGACTCGATCTTGGGTCGCCACAGGACGCCATCGACGCTGGGATTGGGATGGTCCACCAGCACTTCATGCTGATTCCACGCCTGACCGTCGCCGAGAACGTCGTGCTCGGCGAACGTGAACCGGCCACGGCGTTCCGCAGCGATGTGGAAGACAGCTGGCTCCCGGCAGCGATCCGGAACAATAGCCTCGTCCAGTCGCTTGCTGGACAGTTTTCATTGGGCCTTGATGTGCCCGAACAACGGATTCAGGAACTAGCGGATCAGTACGGATTCGACATCGACGTGAGCGCGAAGATATGGGAGCTTGATGTCGGCCAGCAACAGCGCGTCGAGATCCTCAAGGCGCTGTACCGGGATGTCGACCTCCTGATTCTCGATGAACCCACAGCAGTTCTCACGCCGACCGAGGCGGAGCGGCTCTTCGACTCGCTCGAACGGCTGACCGATGAGGGGCTCTCGATAATCTTCATTACGCACAAGCTCACTGAGGTCGACGCCATCGTCGACCGGGTAACGGTGCTTCGGGAGGGTGAAAACGTCGGTACCGCTGAGGTGTCGTCAGTCTCCCGGGCGGACCTCGCGGAGATGATGGTTGGCCGCGAAGTCCTGTTTGAAATAGACAGGGACGCAGTCGACC is a genomic window of Haloarcula sp. H-GB4 containing:
- a CDS encoding ABC transporter ATP-binding protein, with the translated sequence MSEHTTLRMEGILKEFPGVVANDHVNLSVERGEIHGLLGENGAGKSTLMKILYGLYSQDDGDIYLDGKRLDLGSPQDAIDAGIGMVHQHFMLIPRLTVAENVVLGEREPATAFRSDVEDSWLPAAIRNNSLVQSLAGQFSLGLDVPEQRIQELADQYGFDIDVSAKIWELDVGQQQRVEILKALYRDVDLLILDEPTAVLTPTEAERLFDSLERLTDEGLSIIFITHKLTEVDAIVDRVTVLREGENVGTAEVSSVSRADLAEMMVGREVLFEIDRDAVDLGDPVLRARGVKATDNRDIEALSGVDLTVRQGEIVGIAGVSGNGQKELAEVMAGIRDVTAGELVVNGEDITGAKPKTFVDSGVSFVPEDRLQYGCAEDLSVMHNATMKDFRDSRFGDRPFLDYGELRDYAETLVEEFDVRGVSDVTDTQAGDLSGGNLQKLILAREIYRDPDLLIANQPTRGVDVGAIEFIRETLLEQRKAGTGIILLSEDLDEIFDLSDRILVVYEGEFVYETTPAEADRERIGLEMTGGGDDEGQMETAPPPSGVTQESES